A window of the Streptomyces sp. Ag109_O5-10 genome harbors these coding sequences:
- a CDS encoding universal stress protein, whose protein sequence is MDGDVTERRVVVGVDGSPSSYAALRWALRYAGFVGGVVEAVAVWELPGLYGWSAPAVDMELEAEEARDRMRQELTDVLGADAAGSVRTHLVHGNTTDVLLRAAEGAEALVVGSRGRGGFARALLGSVSQQVSQHATCPVVIVRAGRD, encoded by the coding sequence ATGGACGGGGATGTCACCGAGCGGCGGGTCGTGGTCGGCGTCGACGGATCGCCGTCCTCGTACGCGGCCCTGCGCTGGGCGTTGCGGTACGCCGGCTTCGTCGGCGGTGTCGTCGAGGCGGTCGCCGTGTGGGAGCTGCCGGGACTGTACGGGTGGTCGGCACCCGCCGTGGACATGGAGCTAGAAGCGGAAGAGGCCCGGGACCGGATGCGGCAGGAGCTGACCGACGTGCTCGGCGCGGACGCGGCGGGCTCGGTCCGCACCCACCTGGTGCACGGCAACACCACCGACGTCCTGCTGCGGGCCGCGGAGGGCGCCGAGGCACTCGTCGTCGGAAGCCGCGGCCGCGGCGGGTTCGCCCGCGCGCTGCTCGGCTCCGTCAGCCAGCAGGTGTCCCAGCACGCCACCTGCCCGGTCGTGATCGTCCGCGCGGGTCGCGACTGA
- a CDS encoding CBS domain-containing protein, with protein sequence MHDSPHTVGDVMTPDPVAVDRDAPFKDVVSLMDRWKVSTLPVLEGGGRVVGVVSEADLARARAVTAGELMNAPAVTVHADATVAEAARVMARRGVKRLPVVDGTGVLTGIVSRADLLKVFLRADEELTEEVRREVVDRLFPLSADHIRVEVAEGVVTLTGWIDSPEPAPVAERLTRAVEGVVDVHCHLCPVSVRDDPH encoded by the coding sequence ATGCACGACAGCCCGCACACCGTCGGCGACGTGATGACCCCCGACCCTGTGGCCGTGGACCGCGACGCCCCGTTCAAGGACGTCGTCTCGCTGATGGACCGGTGGAAGGTGAGCACCCTGCCCGTGCTGGAGGGCGGCGGCCGGGTGGTCGGCGTCGTGTCCGAGGCCGACCTGGCCAGGGCCCGCGCGGTGACCGCCGGGGAACTGATGAACGCGCCGGCGGTGACCGTGCACGCCGACGCCACCGTGGCGGAGGCGGCCCGGGTCATGGCCCGGCGCGGGGTCAAGCGGCTGCCCGTCGTCGACGGTACGGGCGTCCTGACCGGCATCGTCAGTCGTGCGGACCTGCTGAAGGTGTTCCTGCGTGCGGACGAGGAACTGACCGAGGAGGTGCGCCGGGAGGTCGTCGACCGCCTGTTCCCGCTCTCCGCCGACCACATCAGGGTCGAGGTCGCCGAGGGCGTGGTCACCCTGACGGGCTGGATCGACAGCCCGGAACCGGCACCGGTCGCCGAACGGCTGACCCGCGCCGTGGAAGGCGTGGTCGACGTCCACTGCCACCTCTGCCCGGTCTCGGTACGCGACGATCCGCACTGA
- a CDS encoding DUF6479 family protein, protein MSTEPMQLAAPSGLLSLALFVVAVAVLAMLAGGFWLGNRVKYRESPRPRPEEQPKLPPEGAVHEIRENRESEEIPVMPKGGRPLTPYELSNQQTRPSASKDRPRWSKGSSGSFGGGGLGAH, encoded by the coding sequence ATGAGTACGGAACCGATGCAGCTTGCCGCTCCCAGCGGCCTACTGAGTCTCGCGCTCTTCGTGGTGGCCGTGGCCGTGCTGGCGATGCTCGCCGGGGGCTTCTGGCTGGGCAACCGGGTCAAGTACCGCGAGTCGCCCCGGCCGCGTCCCGAGGAGCAGCCGAAGCTGCCACCGGAGGGTGCTGTGCACGAGATCCGGGAGAACCGCGAGTCGGAGGAGATCCCGGTGATGCCCAAGGGCGGCCGTCCGCTCACCCCGTACGAACTCAGCAACCAGCAGACCAGGCCGAGCGCGTCGAAGGACCGGCCGCGCTGGAGCAAGGGCTCCAGCGGCTCGTTCGGCGGCGGCGGGCTCGGCGCCCACTGA
- a CDS encoding RpiB/LacA/LacB family sugar-phosphate isomerase: MRISVSSDMDEPVARLLVEELRRRGHDVRAYGALAPGADAQWAVCSEAAARDVADGTADQAVVCCWTGTGASIAANKVPGVRAALCADAYTADGARRWNDANVLAVGLRLTSQPVLKEILDAWFAATPSQDAEDLGNVAHVGRLDAGRGTV; this comes from the coding sequence ATGCGGATCTCCGTCTCCTCCGACATGGACGAACCCGTCGCCCGTCTCCTCGTCGAGGAGCTGCGCCGCCGCGGTCACGACGTGCGCGCGTACGGCGCGCTGGCGCCCGGGGCGGACGCGCAGTGGGCCGTCTGCTCGGAGGCGGCTGCCCGCGACGTCGCCGACGGCACCGCCGACCAGGCCGTGGTGTGCTGCTGGACCGGCACCGGCGCCTCGATCGCCGCCAACAAGGTGCCCGGTGTCCGCGCCGCCCTGTGCGCCGACGCCTACACGGCGGACGGCGCCCGCCGCTGGAACGACGCCAACGTCCTCGCCGTCGGGCTCCGGCTGACCTCGCAGCCGGTGCTCAAGGAAATCCTCGACGCCTGGTTCGCGGCCACGCCGAGCCAGGACGCCGAGGACCTCGGGAACGTGGCCCACGTCGGTCGCCTCGACGCGGGCCGCGGGACGGTCTAG
- a CDS encoding NAD(P)-dependent oxidoreductase, with amino-acid sequence MTQATGSAGAPVYGFVGLGVMGQPMALNLARAGTPLVVWNRTPERAEPLRAAGARVAATVAEVFARARVVFVMLVDGTVTDAVLGRRGPDFAKLVAGRVVVSTGSTAPEYARSLAADVEAAGGRFVEAPVSGSRKPAEAGELVAMLGGDPDTVAEVRPLLAPMCRETVHCGPAGSGVLMKLAVNLYLDTTLAALAEAVHFAQRQGLDLETFRAVIDSGQLGSGITRVKVPMLAAHDFTVQAATADAYANTRLIADAARAAGIATPMLDLSSELYGESVRLGNARLDMSSVLTAIEARTDTAPPPVTG; translated from the coding sequence ATGACGCAAGCGACCGGCAGCGCCGGTGCCCCGGTGTACGGCTTCGTCGGGCTCGGGGTGATGGGGCAGCCCATGGCGCTCAACCTCGCCCGGGCCGGCACCCCGCTCGTCGTGTGGAACCGGACGCCGGAGCGGGCGGAGCCGCTGCGGGCGGCCGGGGCGCGGGTGGCGGCGACCGTCGCGGAGGTCTTCGCCCGCGCCCGTGTCGTGTTCGTCATGCTCGTCGACGGGACGGTGACGGACGCCGTCCTGGGCCGGCGCGGACCGGATTTCGCCAAGCTGGTCGCCGGCCGGGTGGTCGTGTCGACGGGCTCGACGGCACCCGAGTACGCGCGCTCACTCGCCGCCGACGTCGAGGCCGCCGGGGGCCGCTTCGTCGAGGCGCCCGTCTCCGGGTCGCGCAAGCCGGCCGAGGCGGGCGAGTTGGTCGCGATGCTCGGCGGCGACCCGGACACGGTGGCGGAGGTACGGCCGCTGCTCGCCCCGATGTGCCGGGAGACCGTCCACTGCGGCCCGGCCGGTTCCGGCGTCCTCATGAAACTGGCCGTCAACCTCTACCTGGACACCACGCTCGCGGCACTGGCCGAGGCCGTCCACTTCGCCCAGCGGCAGGGCCTGGATCTCGAGACCTTCCGCGCCGTCATCGACTCCGGCCAGCTGGGCAGCGGCATCACCCGGGTCAAGGTCCCGATGCTCGCGGCCCACGACTTCACCGTCCAGGCCGCCACCGCCGACGCCTACGCCAACACCCGGCTCATCGCCGACGCGGCCCGCGCGGCCGGGATCGCCACCCCCATGCTCGACCTCAGCAGCGAGCTCTACGGCGAGAGCGTACGGCTGGGCAACGCCCGCCTCGACATGTCCTCGGTCCTCACCGCGATCGAGGCCCGCACGGACACCGCGCCGCCGCCGGTCACCGGCTAG
- a CDS encoding MarR family winged helix-turn-helix transcriptional regulator, translating into MDRTAAEPAEGSLLLDDQLCFALYAASRAVTARYRPLLDELGLTYPQYLVMLVLWDQDSVSVRELGAALQLESSTLSPLLKRLEASGLVTRERRPDDERSVAIRLTADGARLRDRARSVPVAIGDAMGLTPEQDATAKQLLRLLTANVSGPVADR; encoded by the coding sequence GTGGACCGCACCGCCGCCGAGCCGGCCGAGGGCTCGCTGCTCCTCGACGACCAGCTCTGCTTCGCGCTGTACGCCGCCTCCCGTGCGGTGACCGCGCGCTACCGGCCGCTCCTGGACGAGCTGGGGCTGACCTATCCGCAGTACCTGGTGATGCTCGTCCTCTGGGACCAGGACTCGGTGTCCGTGCGCGAACTCGGCGCCGCGCTGCAACTGGAGTCGAGCACGCTCTCCCCGCTGCTGAAGCGCCTGGAGGCGAGCGGCCTGGTCACCCGGGAACGGCGTCCCGACGACGAGCGGTCCGTCGCCATCCGGCTGACCGCGGACGGCGCCCGGCTCCGGGACCGGGCCCGCTCCGTCCCGGTCGCCATCGGCGACGCCATGGGTCTGACGCCCGAACAGGACGCCACGGCCAAGCAGTTGCTGCGCCTGCTCACCGCGAACGTCTCCGGCCCCGTCGCCGACCGCTGA
- a CDS encoding alpha/beta hydrolase, with amino-acid sequence MTDATPVRPVLEPAAQAFVEATANPPYLFDLAPAEGRKAVDEVQSGDIAKPAVDEEWITVEGGPTGSVRARIVKPAGTTATLPVILYIHGAGWVFGNAHTHDRLVRELATGANAAVVFPEYDLSPEHRYPVAIEQNWAVAQWVVTHGATKNLDATRIAVAGDSVGGNMSAALTLMAKERGGLPLLQQVLFYPVTDANFDTASYHQFATGYFLRRDGMQWFWDQYTTDQAERAQITASPLRATTEQLTGLPPALVITGEADVLRDEGEAYANKLREAGVPVTAVRFQGIIHDFVMLNALRETHAAEAAIDLAVRALHTALHTS; translated from the coding sequence ATGACCGACGCCACGCCCGTCCGCCCCGTCCTCGAACCCGCCGCGCAGGCCTTCGTCGAGGCCACCGCCAACCCGCCCTACCTCTTCGACCTCGCTCCCGCCGAGGGCCGCAAGGCCGTCGACGAGGTCCAGTCCGGCGACATCGCCAAGCCCGCCGTCGACGAGGAGTGGATCACCGTGGAGGGCGGCCCCACCGGCAGCGTCCGCGCCCGCATCGTCAAGCCCGCCGGCACCACCGCCACGCTGCCCGTCATCCTCTACATCCACGGCGCCGGCTGGGTCTTCGGCAACGCCCACACCCACGACCGCCTCGTCCGCGAACTCGCCACCGGCGCCAACGCCGCCGTCGTCTTCCCCGAGTACGACCTCTCCCCCGAGCACCGCTACCCCGTCGCCATCGAGCAGAACTGGGCCGTCGCACAGTGGGTCGTCACCCACGGCGCCACCAAGAACCTCGACGCCACCCGCATCGCGGTCGCCGGCGACTCCGTCGGCGGCAACATGAGCGCCGCCCTCACCCTGATGGCCAAGGAACGCGGCGGCCTCCCCCTGCTCCAGCAGGTCCTCTTCTACCCGGTCACCGACGCGAACTTCGACACCGCCTCCTACCACCAGTTCGCCACCGGCTACTTCCTGCGCCGCGACGGCATGCAGTGGTTCTGGGACCAGTACACGACCGACCAGGCCGAACGCGCCCAGATCACCGCCTCCCCGCTGCGCGCCACCACCGAACAGCTCACCGGCCTGCCCCCGGCCCTCGTCATCACCGGCGAGGCCGACGTCCTGCGCGACGAGGGCGAGGCCTACGCCAACAAGCTCCGCGAAGCCGGCGTCCCCGTCACCGCCGTCCGCTTCCAGGGCATCATCCACGACTTCGTCATGCTCAACGCCCTGCGCGAGACCCACGCCGCCGAAGCCGCCATCGACCTCGCCGTACGCGCCCTGCACACGGCCCTCCACACCAGCTGA
- a CDS encoding 5-carboxymethyl-2-hydroxymuconate Delta-isomerase, which produces MPHITVDYSPRLADSLDLRVFAAELQPAVLEGSGSAGTCKMLFRQAAGARVADRQGDAAAFVHVEVGLLPGRPDTVRAQLSEDVLALLEKHLGVGATPPVVCSVEVRELDGSYRLRTF; this is translated from the coding sequence ATGCCGCACATCACCGTCGACTACTCCCCGCGGCTCGCCGACTCCCTCGACCTGCGGGTCTTCGCGGCCGAGCTGCAGCCGGCGGTTCTGGAGGGGAGCGGTTCGGCGGGCACCTGCAAGATGCTGTTCCGGCAGGCGGCCGGGGCCCGGGTGGCGGACCGGCAGGGCGACGCGGCGGCGTTCGTGCACGTGGAGGTGGGCTTGCTCCCCGGGCGGCCCGACACGGTCAGGGCCCAGTTGTCCGAGGACGTGCTCGCCCTGCTGGAGAAGCACCTGGGGGTGGGCGCGACCCCTCCCGTGGTCTGCTCCGTGGAGGTGCGTGAGCTGGACGGCTCGTACCGCCTCCGGACCTTCTGA
- a CDS encoding trans-aconitate 2-methyltransferase: MTAAPGGGRYGEAVFRPDQAGEDRRIDLGALVYDDITMARLRALGVGPGWRCLDVGAGTGTVSGRLLDEAGVRSVLAVDRDVRFLAERPGLDVLETDITAGLTAPALVPGRFELVHARFVLMHLPEHERVISALAELVAPGGVLVLGDAVDLTSDRTPDTPYTTAMRAMWQGLRATIGTDVSWVPSYPQLLRGAGLGSVAAEIHVPPLLPGSPVNRFWADTWERSRAAMLGTGLADDAAVDAAIRYLDAEECAALSAGLLTAWGWKAGEGAP; encoded by the coding sequence GTGACCGCCGCGCCGGGCGGCGGCCGCTACGGCGAGGCCGTCTTCCGTCCCGACCAGGCCGGCGAGGACCGGCGCATCGACCTCGGCGCCCTCGTCTACGACGACATCACCATGGCACGGCTGCGGGCGCTCGGCGTCGGGCCGGGGTGGCGTTGCCTCGACGTGGGGGCCGGCACGGGCACCGTCTCCGGCCGGCTGCTCGACGAGGCCGGGGTGCGGAGCGTGCTCGCCGTGGACCGCGACGTACGGTTCCTCGCCGAGCGGCCCGGTCTCGACGTGCTGGAGACCGACATCACCGCGGGCCTCACCGCCCCGGCCCTCGTCCCCGGCCGGTTCGAGCTCGTCCACGCGCGCTTCGTGCTGATGCACCTGCCCGAGCACGAGCGGGTGATCTCGGCGCTCGCCGAACTCGTCGCGCCCGGCGGTGTGCTGGTGCTCGGCGACGCCGTCGACCTGACGAGCGACCGAACCCCCGACACGCCGTACACCACGGCGATGCGGGCGATGTGGCAGGGGCTGCGGGCCACCATCGGCACGGACGTGTCGTGGGTACCGTCGTATCCGCAGCTGCTGCGCGGGGCGGGGCTCGGGTCCGTGGCCGCCGAGATCCACGTGCCGCCGTTGCTGCCGGGCAGCCCCGTCAACCGCTTCTGGGCGGACACCTGGGAGCGGAGCCGGGCGGCGATGCTCGGCACCGGCCTGGCGGACGACGCGGCCGTGGACGCGGCGATCCGGTACCTGGACGCCGAGGAGTGTGCCGCGCTGTCGGCCGGCCTGCTCACCGCCTGGGGCTGGAAGGCCGGCGAGGGCGCCCCCTGA
- a CDS encoding Fic family protein → MRSVLWPFDLSWDEVDPARHPFDHTAAAQEVRSLGPARCVPSPPDVSRVDPAMSTWSHGEGDLWASSMSYALMERYGRWAVGWRWAHDEGDLDGGPVGSWCCPRDSITTPEETLDRVVAALCEWREWLESLAGRFDAYPLDPAGIEDQRILWERAARNLILQVVDRTGCGSGWYGHCAQVLGWFLDRWGFAPDHARDLVDEAVGGRFRSWTSLDNVLVDDIAERLARSLPQSRGPRQAAGPGIDHLARWLAVRETVPWQEASDRGGEGPVTPVRDGAAEDIRVFDHALDPARAGGLLTALERLRADAAHGAPLDFALLQSWQQHVLGTARPPAFRTLPAFAKQGRERYGIAPDTRARLDACLAESAGSTGNGGSAGSAERAGSAEDAGASLRLAARAARAFLDVCFFHPFDDGNARAAFLALVFVLAREGVALDGVSLLRRFTFQADQPRDALTLTNYVDLHLAETRRGAAGPAS, encoded by the coding sequence GTGAGATCCGTGCTGTGGCCGTTCGACCTGTCCTGGGACGAGGTGGACCCCGCCCGTCATCCGTTCGACCACACGGCGGCGGCGCAGGAGGTGCGCTCGCTGGGTCCGGCGCGATGTGTCCCGAGCCCTCCTGACGTGTCGCGGGTGGATCCGGCGATGAGCACCTGGAGCCACGGCGAGGGCGATCTCTGGGCGAGTTCCATGTCGTACGCCCTGATGGAGCGTTACGGCCGCTGGGCCGTGGGCTGGCGTTGGGCGCATGACGAAGGGGACCTCGACGGCGGGCCCGTCGGGAGCTGGTGCTGCCCCCGGGACTCGATCACCACCCCCGAGGAGACACTCGACCGCGTCGTCGCCGCGCTGTGCGAGTGGCGGGAGTGGCTGGAGAGTCTCGCCGGGCGGTTCGACGCGTACCCGCTGGATCCGGCAGGCATCGAGGACCAGCGGATCCTGTGGGAACGCGCCGCCCGGAACCTGATCCTCCAGGTCGTCGACCGCACCGGCTGCGGCAGCGGCTGGTACGGGCACTGCGCGCAGGTGCTCGGCTGGTTCCTCGACCGCTGGGGATTCGCACCGGACCACGCCCGCGATCTCGTGGACGAGGCGGTCGGCGGCCGGTTCCGCAGCTGGACCAGTCTCGACAACGTGCTGGTCGACGACATAGCCGAGCGGCTCGCACGGTCGCTGCCGCAGTCCCGCGGACCGCGGCAGGCCGCCGGTCCGGGCATCGACCACCTGGCACGGTGGCTCGCGGTACGCGAGACCGTGCCCTGGCAGGAAGCCTCCGACCGCGGCGGGGAAGGACCGGTGACTCCGGTGCGCGACGGCGCGGCCGAGGACATCCGCGTCTTCGACCACGCCCTGGATCCCGCCCGCGCCGGGGGACTGCTCACCGCGCTCGAACGGCTCAGGGCCGACGCGGCACACGGCGCGCCCCTCGACTTCGCGCTGCTCCAGAGCTGGCAGCAGCACGTCCTGGGCACCGCACGACCGCCCGCGTTCCGCACCCTGCCCGCCTTCGCCAAACAGGGCCGGGAACGCTACGGCATCGCCCCGGACACCCGGGCCCGCCTCGACGCCTGCCTGGCGGAAAGCGCCGGGAGTACGGGGAACGGCGGAAGTGCCGGGAGCGCCGAGCGTGCCGGGAGCGCCGAGGACGCCGGTGCGTCGCTTCGGCTGGCGGCCCGTGCCGCCCGCGCGTTCCTCGACGTCTGCTTCTTCCACCCCTTCGACGACGGGAACGCCCGCGCCGCCTTCCTCGCCCTGGTCTTCGTCCTCGCCCGCGAGGGCGTCGCGCTCGACGGCGTCAGCCTGCTCCGCCGGTTCACCTTCCAGGCCGATCAGCCTCGGGACGCCCTGACGCTCACCAACTACGTCGACCTCCACCTCGCGGAGACCCGGCGCGGGGCCGCCGGCCCGGCCTCCTGA
- a CDS encoding SDR family oxidoreductase, with product MTTTLITGANKGIGHETARQLIAAGHTVYIGARDAERGRRAAEELGARFVLLDVTDDASVEAAAQRIEADGGLDVLVNNAGIETRNADNSVPTARTVTADQMRNTFETNVFGVVRVLHAFLPLLERSAAPVVVNVSSGLASLTALSDPDHPAHFYPGIAYPTSKTAVNMLTVQFAKAFPALRINSVEPGFTKTDLNGNTGTQTVEQGAEIIVRMAQIGPDGPTGGYFDVNGRLPW from the coding sequence ATGACGACAACACTGATCACCGGAGCCAACAAGGGCATCGGACACGAAACCGCCCGCCAGCTCATCGCCGCAGGTCACACCGTGTACATCGGAGCCCGGGACGCCGAGCGCGGACGCCGGGCCGCCGAGGAACTGGGCGCCCGGTTCGTCCTGCTCGACGTCACCGACGACGCCTCGGTCGAGGCCGCGGCCCAGCGGATCGAGGCCGACGGCGGCCTCGACGTCCTGGTGAACAACGCCGGGATCGAGACCCGGAACGCGGACAACAGCGTCCCCACGGCCAGGACCGTGACCGCCGACCAGATGCGCAACACCTTCGAGACCAACGTCTTCGGTGTGGTCCGCGTCCTGCACGCCTTCCTGCCCCTGCTGGAGCGCTCGGCGGCACCGGTCGTGGTCAACGTCAGCAGCGGCCTCGCCTCACTGACGGCACTCTCCGACCCCGACCACCCCGCGCACTTCTACCCGGGCATCGCCTACCCGACGTCCAAGACCGCGGTCAACATGCTCACCGTGCAGTTCGCCAAGGCGTTCCCGGCCCTGCGGATCAACTCCGTCGAGCCCGGCTTCACCAAGACGGACCTGAACGGCAACACGGGCACCCAGACCGTGGAACAGGGCGCCGAGATCATCGTCAGGATGGCGCAGATCGGTCCGGACGGACCGACCGGCGGCTACTTCGACGTCAACGGCCGGCTCCCCTGGTGA
- a CDS encoding helix-turn-helix transcriptional regulator codes for MIDRPGLAGFLRNRREALQPEDVGMPRGRRRRTSGLRREEVAALCNMSADYYARLERERGPQPSPQMLASIAQGLHLSVDERDHLFRLAGHNPPPRGSSSEHISPGLLRVLDRLQDTPAEIVTELGETLRQTPMGVALTGDTTQYTGPARSSGYRWFTDPSARDLYAPEQHAFMTRMYAAGLRGIVTLRGPDSRAAYLADLLLDSSEEFRRVWDDHEIGIRPREVKHFVHPEVGALELNCQHLIDPDQAHSLMVYTAVPGTESYEKLQVLSVIGAQTLH; via the coding sequence ATGATCGATCGCCCAGGGCTGGCCGGCTTTCTCCGCAACCGTCGCGAGGCACTACAGCCGGAGGACGTCGGCATGCCTCGGGGACGGCGCCGCAGAACCAGCGGGCTACGGCGCGAGGAGGTCGCGGCGCTGTGCAACATGTCAGCCGACTACTACGCCCGTCTGGAGCGCGAGCGTGGTCCGCAGCCCTCACCGCAGATGCTCGCCTCGATCGCCCAGGGACTCCACCTTTCCGTAGACGAGCGTGACCACCTGTTCCGGCTGGCCGGGCACAACCCGCCGCCCCGTGGCAGCTCCAGTGAGCACATCAGTCCCGGGCTGCTGCGTGTTCTGGACCGACTGCAGGACACGCCCGCGGAGATCGTCACCGAGCTCGGCGAGACCTTGCGGCAGACACCGATGGGCGTCGCCCTCACCGGCGACACGACGCAGTACACCGGTCCTGCTCGCAGCTCTGGCTACCGGTGGTTCACCGACCCGAGCGCCCGAGACCTGTACGCTCCGGAGCAGCACGCGTTCATGACCCGGATGTACGCCGCAGGCCTGCGCGGGATCGTCACCCTCCGGGGTCCCGACTCCCGAGCCGCATATCTGGCGGATCTGCTCCTGGACTCCAGCGAAGAGTTCCGGCGGGTGTGGGACGACCACGAGATCGGGATCCGCCCGCGCGAGGTCAAGCACTTCGTTCACCCCGAGGTCGGTGCCCTGGAGCTGAACTGCCAGCACCTGATCGATCCGGACCAGGCCCACTCCCTGATGGTCTACACCGCCGTCCCCGGCACGGAGAGCTACGAGAAGCTGCAGGTTCTGTCCGTGATCGGCGCACAGACGCTGCACTGA
- a CDS encoding IS3 family transposase encodes MSDVPTMLLGGLVGHLSRCLFWRRTAAARVARQTTVAERADRIRKVHQNSDGTYGAPRITAELRADGGLVVNRPSPQVGRGATEYGRTRVRRGPWRRRLVQRQLQERRVRPGLTPCAWLTRYNTRRRHSRLGRRSPIACANAFQTASTPLARAA; translated from the coding sequence ATGTCTGACGTCCCGACCATGCTGCTCGGGGGCCTCGTTGGTCATCTATCCCGGTGTTTGTTCTGGCGCCGCACGGCGGCCGCGCGGGTAGCCCGGCAAACGACCGTGGCCGAACGCGCGGACCGGATACGCAAGGTTCACCAGAACTCCGACGGCACCTACGGTGCCCCGAGGATCACCGCGGAACTCCGCGCGGACGGCGGCCTGGTGGTCAATCGCCCAAGTCCGCAGGTCGGCAGGGGTGCGACAGAGTATGGGCGGACTCGGGTCCGGCGCGGACCATGGCGCCGCCGGCTCGTTCAACGCCAGCTTCAAGAGAGGCGCGTGAGGCCCGGATTGACGCCTTGTGCCTGGCTGACCCGGTACAACACCAGACGCCGACACTCCCGCCTCGGGCGGCGATCACCGATCGCTTGTGCGAACGCTTTCCAAACGGCATCAACTCCCCTGGCCCGAGCCGCATAG
- a CDS encoding cyclase family protein, giving the protein MFFSPFSPETVDVSPVQQMVSHTGGPVAADLAVVHNHHWKSTHLDALAHWSTDGQVYPGRPREQVVTPVGITHASTAAFAAGIAPRGVLLDLAVEGPLPPGYAVTSHDFEQAEKRQGAQVGSGDALVVRLGWTGRAPHDPPSPGISMDAVRWMHRRGVAIVAPDRGDAHPPLNPAEPSPLHGVALGRMAMPLIDVPQLDDLAVLCARLKRYSFLLTVAPPRIHGLTGVPVNPIAMF; this is encoded by the coding sequence ATGTTCTTCAGCCCATTCTCGCCCGAGACGGTAGACGTATCGCCGGTGCAGCAGATGGTGTCCCACACTGGTGGACCAGTGGCAGCCGATCTGGCGGTGGTCCACAACCACCACTGGAAGTCGACGCACCTCGACGCGCTCGCCCACTGGTCGACCGACGGCCAGGTCTATCCGGGCCGGCCGAGGGAGCAGGTCGTCACCCCCGTCGGGATCACGCACGCATCGACGGCTGCTTTCGCCGCCGGGATAGCCCCCCGTGGGGTCCTGCTCGATCTGGCCGTCGAAGGACCACTTCCCCCCGGCTACGCGGTGACGTCACACGACTTCGAACAGGCCGAGAAGCGGCAGGGAGCCCAGGTGGGCTCCGGGGACGCGCTGGTGGTCCGACTCGGCTGGACCGGACGCGCGCCTCACGACCCACCGAGCCCGGGAATCAGCATGGACGCGGTGCGGTGGATGCACCGCCGAGGGGTTGCCATCGTCGCCCCGGACAGGGGTGACGCACACCCACCCCTGAACCCGGCCGAACCCTCCCCGCTGCACGGGGTGGCGCTCGGCCGGATGGCGATGCCTCTGATCGACGTGCCCCAATTGGATGACCTCGCGGTGTTGTGCGCGCGGCTGAAGCGCTACAGCTTCCTGCTCACGGTCGCCCCGCCCCGCATCCACGGCCTGACCGGAGTACCGGTCAACCCCATCGCGATGTTCTGA